The following are encoded in a window of Cyanobacteria bacterium GSL.Bin1 genomic DNA:
- a CDS encoding ATP-binding cassette domain-containing protein: MFFQSGRQNIPILQDINWEAQRGSIQLLMGPSGSGKTTFLSILAGLLTPTSGKVYLLGEEITKLSQKKRTAFRRQHIGFIFQNFNLFPALTAAENVELILNVKGVQGSQARYEAQILLEQVGLELYANQKPRDLSGGQKQRVAIARALAGNPPLIMADEPTAALDSQSGHRITELLRRLAKEHHCTVLIVTHDPRIKDVADRVTYLEDGMIKGWNGQSEE, encoded by the coding sequence ATGTTTTTTCAATCAGGGCGACAAAACATTCCGATCCTGCAAGACATTAACTGGGAAGCCCAACGAGGCAGTATTCAACTGCTAATGGGACCATCTGGTTCTGGGAAAACCACTTTTCTCTCTATTCTGGCGGGACTCCTCACCCCCACAAGTGGCAAGGTGTATTTATTAGGAGAAGAAATTACCAAACTCTCTCAGAAAAAACGAACCGCATTTCGTCGCCAACACATTGGTTTTATTTTTCAAAACTTTAACCTTTTTCCAGCGCTGACTGCGGCAGAAAATGTCGAGCTGATTCTTAATGTTAAAGGCGTTCAAGGTAGCCAAGCCCGTTACGAAGCCCAAATTCTATTAGAACAAGTGGGATTAGAACTGTATGCGAATCAGAAACCGAGAGATTTGTCAGGGGGGCAAAAACAGCGGGTTGCCATCGCTCGTGCGCTTGCCGGTAATCCTCCCCTGATTATGGCAGATGAGCCCACCGCTGCCCTAGACTCTCAGAGTGGACATCGCATCACTGAATTACTGCGTCGTTTAGCGAAAGAACATCACTGCACTGTTTTAATTGTTACCCATGACCCTAGAATTAAAGATGTTGCTGATCGCGTTACCTATCTTGAAGATGGCATGATCAAGGGATGGAATGGTCAAAGTGAGGAATAA
- a CDS encoding FtsX-like permease family protein has translation MVSLARKNLLEDIPRFLVAQAGILFAVSLVTLQTGIFSGFSQSTVALINNSSAALWVASDSLVQLELTLPIPVSELIKARQVSGVARAEGLLFSGAQWYPPEGEMARARLIGFNPSGKLYRPPKILEGNLNQLNEPYQVMIDRTDQDTLSIEQLGTEVQLNSLPAQVVGLTDGNASMISNPFVLTSLRNANAYLNAGRTSQLNCRLPQGSSQLECVNRFDAVEGENNQEPVPSTPRDLVASDILTFILIQPAAGVELSTLKERLESELNQVTVYSQEELIQKTQTYWQQRTGIGLILGLGTVVGIIVGIVVVSQILYSSVSDHIREFGTLKAMGASAGMIYQVIIEQALWMAILGYLPATLICLGIASWINWKQGTLLLITPVSAIAIFVLTIIMCIGSAIFAIQKVNRVDPAIVFKA, from the coding sequence ATGGTTTCTCTTGCTCGTAAAAATCTCCTGGAAGATATTCCCCGTTTTTTAGTTGCCCAAGCTGGGATTTTATTTGCCGTGAGTCTTGTCACGTTGCAAACCGGAATTTTTAGTGGGTTTAGTCAGTCAACCGTGGCGCTCATTAATAATTCTTCGGCAGCGCTTTGGGTGGCTTCAGATTCCCTCGTGCAGCTAGAGTTGACCTTACCCATTCCCGTTTCCGAGTTAATTAAAGCGCGGCAAGTCTCAGGCGTCGCCCGTGCCGAGGGCTTACTTTTTTCCGGGGCACAATGGTATCCCCCAGAAGGAGAAATGGCGCGAGCAAGACTGATTGGGTTTAATCCCAGCGGGAAACTCTATCGTCCCCCTAAAATTCTCGAAGGGAATCTCAACCAGTTGAATGAGCCTTATCAAGTCATGATTGACCGTACCGATCAAGATACTTTAAGTATCGAACAGTTGGGAACCGAAGTGCAATTGAACTCTTTACCGGCGCAGGTAGTAGGATTAACCGATGGGAATGCCTCCATGATTTCTAACCCATTTGTTTTAACCTCTCTGAGAAATGCGAATGCTTATCTTAATGCGGGACGAACCTCACAGCTGAATTGTCGCTTACCCCAAGGTTCATCACAGTTGGAATGTGTCAATCGCTTTGATGCCGTGGAAGGGGAGAATAATCAAGAGCCAGTGCCGAGTACGCCGAGAGATTTAGTGGCATCAGATATTCTGACGTTTATCTTGATTCAGCCCGCAGCGGGAGTGGAACTCTCCACGCTCAAAGAACGATTGGAGAGCGAATTAAACCAAGTTACGGTTTATTCTCAGGAAGAACTCATCCAAAAAACGCAAACTTATTGGCAACAGCGGACTGGCATTGGCTTAATTTTAGGTTTAGGTACGGTGGTTGGCATTATTGTCGGGATTGTTGTGGTGAGTCAGATTTTGTATTCTTCGGTATCCGACCATATTCGAGAATTTGGCACCCTGAAGGCAATGGGAGCTTCAGCAGGGATGATTTATCAGGTTATTATTGAACAGGCGTTGTGGATGGCCATTTTAGGCTATTTACCGGCAACCCTAATCTGTTTGGGGATTGCTAGTTGGATCAACTGGAAGCAAGGAACCTTATTATTGATTACCCCCGTTAGCGCGATCGCGATTTTTGTCCTCACGATTATTATGTGTATAGGTTCGGCGATTTTTGCTATTCAAAAAGTCAACCGCGTTGACCCTGCCATTGTCTTTAAAGCATAG
- the aac(3)-I gene encoding AAC(3)-I family aminoglycoside N-acetyltransferase, which translates to MEYQLKKLGADDLDLMDSLLDCFGEAFEEPDTYGKFRPDADYMRELLGSNMFISIVAHINSKVIGGLAAYELKKFEQKRSEIYIYDLAVATKYRRKGIATALIRDLKSIAKARGAWVVFVQADYVDHPAINLYTKLGFKEEVLHFDIPLETDQSNA; encoded by the coding sequence GTGGAATATCAACTCAAGAAATTAGGTGCTGATGATCTTGACTTAATGGACAGTCTTCTTGATTGTTTCGGAGAAGCTTTTGAGGAACCAGATACCTACGGAAAATTCAGGCCAGATGCAGACTATATGAGAGAGTTGCTTGGAAGTAATATGTTTATCTCTATCGTTGCGCACATCAATAGTAAAGTTATAGGTGGACTGGCAGCATACGAATTGAAAAAATTCGAGCAAAAGCGTAGCGAGATATACATCTACGATTTGGCGGTTGCCACTAAGTATCGAAGGAAAGGTATTGCCACAGCTCTCATTAGGGACTTGAAAAGCATTGCCAAAGCTCGTGGTGCTTGGGTTGTTTTTGTGCAAGCTGATTATGTAGACCATCCTGCAATAAATTTGTACACAAAATTAGGATTCAAAGAAGAGGTTTTGCATTTTGATATACCATTGGAGACAGATCAATCTAACGCATAA